The Canis lupus familiaris isolate Mischka breed German Shepherd chromosome 1, alternate assembly UU_Cfam_GSD_1.0, whole genome shotgun sequence DNA window gtgtctctcatgaataaatggagtctctattttttttttaatggagtctttaaaaaaaagaaacaggaaaaattatgtctttaaatttggcaaacttttttttatatacaagatCAAAAGGATATTCAGTAAAAGAACAGACaaattagacttcattaaaatttttaaaatttttcacaagAACAGTGATTGAAAAGACAAAATCAAGACTGGAAGAATATattggcaaatatttaaaatagaagatttttATCACTAATCCATGGACAAATGTCAAAACTCAGTAATTACGATGGAAAAtcatataaacagaaatttcaaaaaagagaTGATGGTTGGAAATTAACACACGAAAAAACCTCTAAACAccatgtcattagggaaatacaaattaaaattacaaggTGTCACTACTCACCTATTACATTGCTGAAATTAGGAAGCCTGACCATACCAGGTATAAAGATATAAAGCAACTGGAACTCTAGTAATGGTTTttctggtgagaatgtaaactggtatcACCACATTAGATTATCCTTTATTAAGTTAGACATTTAACTACTCTGTGACACAGGAATGCACGGCTACATATTAATCACAAAGCCCTGCAATCTTTCCCAGGACACCTTGAGAAGCAATACAAATTAAGCCCAAATAGGAATAGGAACTATTTTCTGACTTGTACTATGCCTCTGATATTGACATTATGACTCACAAAAGCTATTCAACCCTTCACACTGGAAACCACAATTCTATCCTAAACCTAACCCGAAAGGGCACATAACCTCCAAACTTCAAGGTGACTTAAACAATAAGGTGTTTGTCAATGCATGTCAATGCACAACAGTCAATGGTGAGGCAAACAGTTTCCTAGCTGGGACACTTGGAGTAGGCATAAATCTATCATGAGAATCACATGAAAGAATAGCATCATGAAGGAAACCTCTGTGATCCACCAAGAACCCAGACTGCTCCTATCAACAAAGCTGGGTCTCATCTACACCCCATGCAGCTCAATTAGGCTATTACATACAATTTCCTTCAGGATTTGGAGCACAAAGATCTATATCCCCTGAACACACTGGGAGACTGATGGATGCTGTGGGGACATGCAACATTGTAGAAGAGAGATACCTTCTGCCAGAGGCACTCTGCACATCCGAAAGTCAGGTTAGCTGAAGAAACAGTCGCAAGCACCTGATACCTGTAGTGATTTGGAGATCCTCATAAATAAAAGGTTCAATTGGTCAATCCCATGGAAAGTCTACACTCTGGTGTGTTGTTAAACTTGGTGACAGTGCATTCCCTTGTGGCTAAGGACTTTCTCTACTATGAACTTCACAGTGCCTGATGAAGCAGTATCTTCCAATAAAAATCTTTCCACATTTGCTGCACAAAAAGGCTTTTCTCCAGTGTGGACTTTGTGGTGCTGAACAAGTCTATCCTTGAGGCTGAAGGCTCTCCCACATTCATTGTACTCAAAGGTTCTTTCTCCAGTTTGGATTCTCTGTGCTcaagatttcttttataaatggagGACATCCCAGATTCATTACACTTATTCAAGGCCTCTTTCCAGCATGAACATTTTGGTGTTGAACGTGAGTGGATCAGTGATCAGTGTCTAAAgaatttcccacattcattatATTCATATGGCTTTTCTCTAGGGTGAACTCTCTGGTGTTCATtgaattcaaacatttttatgaagGTTTTCTCATGTTTGCTACATGAGAAACTTTTCTCCGATATGGATTTTCTggtacaaaagaaatatttttctgtggaTGAAAGATTTCCACATTTACTGCACTGAGACGGCTTTTGCCAGTGTGGACTTTCTGGTGTTTAAAGAGGGTGGAGCTGTGTCTGAAGAACTTCCCACATTTGCTGCACTCAAAAGGCTTTTCTCCAGTGTGGATTCTCTGGTGCTCAAGAAGTCTGCTTTTGTAGACAAAGGACTTTTCACATTCACTGCACTTATAAAGTCTTTCTCCAGTGTGGATTCTCTGGTGTTCAAGAAGtctctttttatagatgaaggcctttccacattcactgcacttatgaggcctttctccagtgtgaactttCCAGTGATGATTAAGACTAGATTTGTGTCTCAAGAACTTCCCACATTCGTTACACTTGTAAGGCTTTTCTCCAGTATGGATTCTCTGGTGCTCAAGAAGTATTCTTTTATAGAAGAAGGACTTTTCACATTCATTGCACTtataaggcctttctccagtgtggaTTCTCTGGTGATCAAGAAGTCTCCTTTTATGGATGAAGGACTTCCCACATTCATTGCATTTATAAGGCCTTTCTCTAGTGTGAACTTTCCAGTGATGAATAAGACTGGGTCTGTGTCTAAAaaatttcccacattcattacactcATAAGGCTTTCCTCCAGTGTGGATTCTCTGGTGCCTTAGAAGTATTCTTTTGTAGAAGAAAGacttcccacattcactgcacttaTAAAGCCTTTCTCCAATGTGGATTCTCTGGTGCTCAAGAAGtctctttttatagatgaaggacTTTCCACATTCATTGCACTTATAAGGTCTTTCTCTAGTATGAATTCTCTGGTGCTCAAGAAGTCtacttttatagatgaaggacttcccacattcactgcacttaTGAGGCCTATCTCCAGTGTGAACTTTCCAGTGTTGATTAAGACTAGATTTGTACTTAAAGAATTTCCCACATT harbors:
- the LOC100685462 gene encoding zinc finger protein 883 isoform X1, producing MATARLKYLAQGHVTFEDVAVYFSKEEWRLLDEAQRHLYCNVMLENLALIASLGCWHGVNAEEAFFEQCVFVERVPQARTSDPGRSIPKVHSCNMCVSVEKDILYLAEHKGTHAGLKPCTCGPCGKLCLFSSYLQQHQKQNHGEKDLEREESRALFMKNKILVSDSIFTCGEAEDVSLGTVGLVQHQTIPSREHPQRGKGRSAVSHTLQGQHSEHGQASHKKVKYTEQQSAHTGESLHKCSQCEKSFIYKKRLLEHQRIHTGGKPHECSKCGKFFKYKSSLNQHWKVHTGDRPHKCSECGKSFIYKSRLLEHQRIHTRERPYKCNECGKSFIYKKRLLEHQRIHIGERLYKCSECGKSFFYKRILLRHQRIHTGGKPYECNECGKFFRHRPSLIHHWKVHTRERPYKCNECGKSFIHKRRLLDHQRIHTGERPYKCNECEKSFFYKRILLEHQRIHTGEKPYKCNECGKFLRHKSSLNHHWKVHTGERPHKCSECGKAFIYKKRLLEHQRIHTGERLYKCSECEKSFVYKSRLLEHQRIHTGEKPFECSKCGKFFRHSSTLFKHQKVHTGKSRLSAVNVEIFHPQKNISFVPENPYRRKVSHVANMRKPS
- the LOC100685462 gene encoding zinc finger protein 501 isoform X2, with translation MCVSVEKDILYLAEHKGTHAGLKPCTCGPCGKLCLFSSYLQQHQKQNHGEKDLEREESRALFMKNKILVSDSIFTCGEAEDVSLGTVGLVQHQTIPSREHPQRGKGRSAVSHTLQGQHSEHGQASHKKVKYTEQQSAHTGESLHKCSQCEKSFIYKKRLLEHQRIHTGGKPHECSKCGKFFKYKSSLNQHWKVHTGDRPHKCSECGKSFIYKSRLLEHQRIHTRERPYKCNECGKSFIYKKRLLEHQRIHIGERLYKCSECGKSFFYKRILLRHQRIHTGGKPYECNECGKFFRHRPSLIHHWKVHTRERPYKCNECGKSFIHKRRLLDHQRIHTGERPYKCNECEKSFFYKRILLEHQRIHTGEKPYKCNECGKFLRHKSSLNHHWKVHTGERPHKCSECGKAFIYKKRLLEHQRIHTGERLYKCSECEKSFVYKSRLLEHQRIHTGEKPFECSKCGKFFRHSSTLFKHQKVHTGKSRLSAVNVEIFHPQKNISFVPENPYRRKVSHVANMRKPS